One Candidatus Eisenbacteria bacterium genomic window, CAGCGATAACGGGGAGAACACTCTCTTCATTCACCTGTTGGATGAGGCGGAGCTGGGAGTCCACCGGGCCAACGACCGGAACGACGATTTCGTCGACGCCTTCGAGGGAAACGGCGTGTTGATCGACGAGTGGCACGACGCGAACGGGGCCTGGCGCCGGGACGACATCTCCTACCTCTTTTCCGATCTCGACATCCTCGGCGATCTCACCGCCTACATCGTCGACGGCGTGGTCGCCTTCGGGTTCGATCCGGACTGCCACTTCTATAATGACGGCTTCAAGCTGGTCGTCACCGCCGAAAGGCCGACCATGGCGACGGAAAGCACCTCCTGGGGGGACATCAAGAAGACTTTCCGGTAGACGGGATCGACGCCGCGAACGGAAAAAGCCGGACGCCTCTCCCGCGACGGGGCGTCCGGCTTTCTATTTGAAGAGGATCATTCGCCGCCGAAGCGCTCACGGCATCCACCCGAAATCGCAGGAAAGCGCCTTGTAGCCGGGTGTATCCCACCAAGCCTCTCGGAAAACCGACTCGTAGGTGAGCGCTCCCTCCGCGTCCCATCGTCGCTCATGCCACTGCATTTCCGAGAGATGGTTCCGGATGGCGGAACCGGTGACGCGGAACCCCAACGTCGGATCGTAGGGAAGATCGGTCACCCGGACGTGTTCGTACCGGTTCGTCCGGTTGCCGGCTTGATTGGTGATCGTGTCGGCGGCGGTGTAGACCAGGTTCAGCATCCGTCCGTCCCGCCCGATCGTGCCGGAGAATTCCAGCCGGCGCGTCCCGGTCTCGTCCCGGGTCGTTTCGCCCCCGGAAAAGCTCGTGCCGTTCCATCTTATGGTCTGCAGGAGGTGTTCGAAGACGTTGTCCCCCGCCTGATCACCGTCGAATCCGCAGGGAACGTACAGTTCGAACATGGTCCAGCTCGTCTCTTGCAGCTCCAGCACCAGCGAGTCGTCGATCAGGTTGAATGGTCGGCCCGCGCTTTTCCGCTTGTCGGCCGCTTCCACGTAGACAAGCATTTCCCCGGCCTCTGCGGAGGGGACGATCACCCGGATCGCGTAATCCCTCCAGAGGACCGGCGTCCCCGGCGTCTCGTCGAAGAGGACCCGACCGGGGGCGGCGCCGAAACCGGTTCCCGCCACGGTGATCGTGTCGCCGGCGAGTGCGATGTTGGGCTCCAGCGTGTCGATCCGGATCGGCGACCAGAGGCCGAAGCTGTCGGGAAGCGCCTTGCAATGGAAGGAGATCACCCGGCCGTCCGTCTCGGTGTAACTCGTGTCGCCCGTCGCGTGCCACCGCTTCACGGTCAAAGGAATCGCGCGGCTCGTGTCGCACATGTTATGGAGAAGGTCGGTGAAGTACGCCGCGTCCTTGCTCGCAACCACCTCCCAGTCCCAGCCGGTCACCGCCCCCGCCTTGGCGTTGGTCATCATGTCCCCCGGCCAGTTGCCGCGCCAGCCGAAGCAGAAGCCGAGCGACACCAGCGGGGCGCCGTCGCCGAAATCGTTGTGGGCGGCGAAGAAGTAGGAGTCGGCGAAGTAGCGTTTTCCGCCGGCATAGGCGCCCGGCGCCAGGTGCCCCTGCTCGATCATCTCCCAGTTAGCGGCGAAGGACTCCTTCGACGTCTCCTCGCCGGTGATCAGGTAGACTTCCTGGATGTCGTTCTCCGACGGCCAGGGGGAGCCGTGGCTCGCGATGCGGACGATCCCGTAGCCGCCCGATCCGATGGACTTCAGCTCCGCCAGAGTCGCCTTCTCGTCCTTCAGGATCCGGAAGTCCTGGTAGCCCGCGCGGGGGAGCGCGGCCGTCCCCGAGTCGAACACGTCCTCCTCCCACATCTTGAACTCGGAGTAGCAGGGGGAGTAGACGAGTGTCTTCTTGTTCTTCGGCATCCGGTAGCCGCCCTCCGCGGCCTTCCCGATCGGCGCGCCGTCACGGGCGCGCGGGGGTCCGACCGGCGCGGCCTTCGCCGCCGCGCCGCCGTCGCTCCGGAGGCGGAGAACGATCACGCCGTTCATCCCCGACTTCCAGCGGACGTTGACGCCGGCGTCGGTCTTTTCCGCCCACTCCACATCCGGGTCCGCCTGGACGAGGGCGAGGAGACTGTCGATCGCCGCGGCGGTGTCCGCCCCCGCCGCGACCGTCATCGCCTGTCCGTAGTAATCCTGCTGCTTGTCCGCGACCGCGACCGCTTCGTTCAGTTCGTTCTCGGTCGGACCGCCGGGCGCGTTTTCCAGTTTGTCACGGGAAGAGCAGGCGAGGAGAATGAGGAGAAGGATCGCGGTCGCGATGAGAAAAAGTCGATGCGCGCGCATGAGGCACCTCGCTTCCGGCGCCGCCGCCGGTCGGGATCGTTCAGACGTCGGAGGATCGTCCGTTTACGCGCGGAGAGAGGGGAAGTCCGCGAGAATGAAACCAGTATACCACCGGCGGGGATTTTCTCGCGCGGGCGGCGCGCGTTCTCCCGGGTGCGCTTTCATTTCATTCAGATGCCCGAGAGCCTCTTTCGTATTGAAAAATAAGGAGATATTGTGCTATAATGCGAACGCTTGAGCGGCCGCCTTCTCAAAAACAACGGCAACAGACCGCTCCGTTCTCCGCGATCGTTCCCGGACGACCGGCCGGAGCCATCGCACGGCATGGATTGCAGCACCCGGATGTGAGCCGTGAGTACTCCTTGCTCGCCTAACCCGGCCGAAGCTCCACCCTGTTCGGTTCCAAACGCAAGGAAGCATGGCGTCGCCCTGTTGGGCGGCGTTTTCGTTTTATCCATAACGAATCCGACGGCGCTCCGACAGGCCGGAAGCGCCACCGGGCTTCTTCGTCGCGAAAGGCGGTGATCCGACGTGCGCGAAATCTGCGTCCTCGCGGTTCTCGTTCTCCTGCTACCGGCGTTTTCCGCCGGAGACGAGACGGCTGCCCCCGGCAAGGACGAGGGGAGCCGCTCCTCGATCGTTCTTCAATCGTCGGTGATCGGATCGGCGGGCGGAACGGGATCGAACGATTCATTCATCCACAAAGGAACGCTCGCCCAGCCGACGCCGGTCGGGACGGCGTTCTCCGGCGACATCCGTCTGGAGGCCGGCTTCTGGCGGCGCGTCCGGATCGCCACCGGCGTGCTGGACGGCGTCCTTCCGGAGATGCTCCGGACGCGCCTCTTCCCGAACGTCCCCAATCCCTTCAATCCGCTGACGACGATCCGCTTCGAGCTTGCGGAACGGATCCCGGTGACGCTGGTCGTCTACGACATTCGCGGACGGGCGGTGCGGACCCTCGAGAACGGGGTCCTTTCGCCCGGACGGCACGAAGCGGTCTGGGACGGCCGGGACGACGCCGGCCGGAGCGTCGGCTCCGGCGTCTACTTCAGCCGCATGACCGCCGGCGGCCGCGCCTCGGTCCACAAGATGCTGCTCATTCGATAAGACATAAAGGAGAATCCCCATGCCAAGCAGAAGGCGACTCATCCCCGCCGCGGCGCTTCTCCTTCTCTTCGCCCTCGCCCTCCCGGCCGGAGCGGAGACGCCGCGGGTCATGCACTACCAGGGGACGCTGGCGGACACGAGCGGCGCGCTCCTGACCGGCGTCTACGATCTCACCTTCCGGCTTTACGGCGACAGCGTCGCCGCCGGGCCGGTCCTCTGGGAGGAGCCGCGGACCGGCGTCGAAGTGGAGGACGGCCTCTTCCAGGTGATCCTGGGGCGATCCGTCGCGATCCCGGACAGCGTGATCGCGGCGAACGACCTCTGGCTCGGCCTCACCGTGGGCGCCGATCCGGAGCTCGCGCCGCGGCGGCCGATCGGAAGCGTCTTCTTCGCGATGCGGGCGGGAGTCGCGGACAGCGCCCTCGCCGTGGCGGGCGGCGCGGCGGACGACGGGGACTGGACGGTAAACGGCGACGACATCTCTTCCGCAGTCCCCGGCCGGGTGGGAATCGGAACGACGACTCCCGAGTTCAAACTGAGCCTCGGCGGCGACGGCGGGATCGTCGCGGCGGGCGTTTTCGACGCCGGCGATACGCTCGTCACCTCCGGAGCCGGCGCGCGTCTCATCTGGTACCCGCGGAAGGCGGCCTTCCGGGCGGGGCACACCGGCGGCAATCACTGGGACGACGCGAACATCGGCATCTACTCGATCGGCCTCGGCCGGAACACCCGCGCCACCGGGCAGGCCTCGGCGGCGCTCGGCTGGGGGACGACGACCACCGGCACCGCCTCCTTCGCCGCGGGGAGCGGCCTCACGTCGGCGGGGGCTTTCTCGGTCACTCTCGGCAGGTCCGCTTCGGCGCGCGGGACGGCGGACATCGCCATCGGCTCCTTCCTCCGCGCCGGCCCGGCGGAGAACGCCATGGTGATCGGCTCCGGCCTCGGCCAGACCGACAGCCTGGTGAACGACATCGAGAACTCCCTCGCGATCGGCTTCGGCGACACCACGGCGGCGATCTTCGTCGGCGGTCCGTCGAATCGTGTGGGCGTGAAGACGACCTCTCCCGCGGCGGAGCTCGACGTGGCGGGGAAGGTGCGCGCCGATTCGCTGCAGATTCCGACCGATGCGGTGGACGGCCATGTTCTCACCTCCGACGCAACCGGTAATGCCACTTGGCAACCCGCCGCGTCGGGAGGGGACGACGGCGACTGGACGATCGACGGCAACGACCTGATCTCCAACGTTTCGGGCAATGTCGCGATCGGAACCACCGTTCCTATGGCCAAGCTCACATTGGGCGATGACGGTGGAATCGTCGCGACAGGCGAGATCGCTCAGGGGGATACCTTGGGTGAGATCGATGGAACGCGCCTCATCTGGTATCCCCGGAGGGGGGCGATCCGAGCCGGCATGGGGAACGAAACCGTTAGCACAGACTACGGTTACTATTCAGCGGCGTTCGGCAGCCACCACCTGGCATCCGGCGACAATTCCTTCGCCTTCGGCCGTTCCAGCATTGCTTCCGGAGTCGGTTCGATGGCGGGTCCATGGAGTTCTGAAGCGTCCGGCCCCTATTCCTGCGCTATCGGTGCCCTTTCCCAGGCGCTTGGACAGGAATCCCATGCGATCGGGCATGGAGTCCGGGCTTCCGGTTATGGATCGATGGTGATCGGGTGGAGCGATGACATCAACAATCCCATAGACAACGATGTGGCCACCTCTCTCATGATCGGTTTCAACGACTCGACGGCGGCATTCTTCGTTGGAGGTCCGGAGAACCGGGTCGGTGTTCGGACAAGCACACCGGATACGGACTTCGACGTGGCGGGGAAGGCGCAGGTCGACTCGTTTCAAATGCCGACGGGCGCGGTTGACGGCTACGTGCTTACCTCCGACGCCTCGGGAAACTCGTCATGGCAACCCGGAGGGGATGACGGGGACTGGACGATCGACGGCAACGACCTGATCTCCAACGTTTCGGGCAATGTGGGAATCGGGACCTCCTCCCCACCGGCAAAGCTCACCTTGGACGACGACGGGGGAATCATAGCCACCGGCACGATCAGCATCGGAGATACGGTGGGCTACATCGGGGGGAGCCGCCTCATCTGGAATCCGCGAAAATCCGCCTTTCGAGCCGGCACGGCAAATGAAAACTACTACACCGACTATGGCTTATGGTCGGCCGCATTCGGTAACAACAACCGGGCTTCCGGAGGCGGATCGTTCTCCTTCGGAGGTAACAATGTCGCTTCAGGCGACTATTCGCTGGCAGCAGGAGTCTATTCTGAAGCAGCAGGGAACTATTCTTGCGCAATCGGCTCGCACTCGGAAGTACCGGGTCATCAGTCCATGGCGCTCGGGTCCGCCGTGACAGCCTCCGGCGCCTTTTCCTTCGTGATCGGGAAAGGCTACGACAACTATAACCCATTGGAAAACGATGTAGATCAATCCCTCATGATCGGTTTCGGCGAGACATCGCCGGCCTTCTTCGTCGGCGGCCCCTCGAACCGTGTCGGTGTGAATACGACCTCGCCCGAAGCGGACTTGGACGTGACAGGAACGGTACGGACGAATCTGATTCAGATAACCTCAGGCGCTGGGGACGGCTCGGTTCTCACCTCCGACGCCTCCGGCAACGCTTCCTGGCAACCGGTCGGCTGGACGGTCGATAGCAATGACCTCATCGCAACCGTTTCCGGTGACGTGGGGATCGGCACAGCCACGCCTCAGGCGAAGCTCGATGTGGCGGGCAAGGTACGGACCGACTCTCTGCAAATCCCGACAGGCGCGGTGGACGGTTACGTCCTCACTTCCGACGCGACCGGCAATGCGAAGTGGGAAATCGCCCCCGCAGCATCCGACGGCGACTGGAACCTCTCGGGCGACGATCTGAACGCCGCCGTTCCCGGATGGGTCGGAATCGGCATTTCGGTACCCGTCAAGGAAGGAGAACGGGTCACCGACGGCGGGATCCTGGCAAAAGGAACCTACGGCTCCGGGGACATGCTTGCCGCGACGGGAAGCGGTGCCCGATTGATCTGGTACCCGCGCAAGGCGGCATTCCGCGCGGGTGAAGCCTTCGGGTCCGAGTGGGACGACGGCAACATCGGCTCCGGCTCGGTCGCCCTCGGCCGGGGTGTCGAAGCATCGGGCGATGGGTCCATCACATTCGGAACGGGAATCAATGCGGCCAATCCTCTCACCAACGACATCGACAACTCCCTTCTCGTCGGCTTCGGCGAAACGGATGGAACCTTCTTCGTCGGCGGGCCGGACAAACGAGTCGGCATAAAAACGACCGCTCCCGCGACGGACCTTGACGTGAACGGCACCATGCGCGTCGCTAATCAGGGCGGCGCCGACGGCACGATCATCCTTCGCGATTCGAACGGCGGAAACGACCGGCCGGGCATCCGGTTTGAGAACAACTCTCTTCACTACATCACAGGAGACGACGAGTCGGACGAAGTCTTCAACCTCTCGAGCGAAAACGGGAAGAACCGTTCCTACGACGCGATTCTCCGGGTGCTGGGAAGCGCACCCAACGACTGGGGGGTCTACACGGAGATCACCCATGACGGGACGAATGGACGAATCGGCACCGACATGGGAGACCTGGTGGTCATGCCCGCGGGGGAGTTCGCCGTGGGTGATTCGGCAAACGGGCGTGACATGACCGTTCATGGAGACACCATCGGGGCGAACATCCACTGGAACGCCGAAAGGAGGGCGGCCCGTATCGGTCTGAACTACGCCTCCGAGGACAGCATGGGTTCCTACTCCCTGGCGGCGGGCCGTTTCTGCTCCGCTTCCGGCGACTATTCATTCGCTGCGGGAGCGGGCAGCCGGGCAGCGACCGACTTCGGTGTCGCCCTCGGAAGATCGTGCCGAACGACGGGCGGGGGTCATTTCACGGCGGGCGAGTTCAGCGAAGCGACCGCCGGCGATGCGGTGGCGATCG contains:
- a CDS encoding IPT/TIG domain-containing protein → MRAHRLFLIATAILLLILLACSSRDKLENAPGGPTENELNEAVAVADKQQDYYGQAMTVAAGADTAAAIDSLLALVQADPDVEWAEKTDAGVNVRWKSGMNGVIVLRLRSDGGAAAKAAPVGPPRARDGAPIGKAAEGGYRMPKNKKTLVYSPCYSEFKMWEEDVFDSGTAALPRAGYQDFRILKDEKATLAELKSIGSGGYGIVRIASHGSPWPSENDIQEVYLITGEETSKESFAANWEMIEQGHLAPGAYAGGKRYFADSYFFAAHNDFGDGAPLVSLGFCFGWRGNWPGDMMTNAKAGAVTGWDWEVVASKDAAYFTDLLHNMCDTSRAIPLTVKRWHATGDTSYTETDGRVISFHCKALPDSFGLWSPIRIDTLEPNIALAGDTITVAGTGFGAAPGRVLFDETPGTPVLWRDYAIRVIVPSAEAGEMLVYVEAADKRKSAGRPFNLIDDSLVLELQETSWTMFELYVPCGFDGDQAGDNVFEHLLQTIRWNGTSFSGGETTRDETGTRRLEFSGTIGRDGRMLNLVYTAADTITNQAGNRTNRYEHVRVTDLPYDPTLGFRVTGSAIRNHLSEMQWHERRWDAEGALTYESVFREAWWDTPGYKALSCDFGWMP